Proteins from a genomic interval of Stigmatopora nigra isolate UIUO_SnigA chromosome 19, RoL_Snig_1.1, whole genome shotgun sequence:
- the c19h5orf15 gene encoding keratinocyte-associated transmembrane protein 2 has translation MATMVGSRKNSSLCLLVVFAQLLLFGGVLSAPTNVTSQDAAKADPPTKADPPTSRPVSGVSKNLNRTEAKALITVAEPTATTRPAVQTATPSHPTATSHPAAVSRPGAPLPPRQTEPIPAQSVPAQSVPAQSVPAQPVPAQSVPAQPVPAQSVPAQPVPAQPVPAQPVPAQSVPAQPVPAGSDRTDTSHPKVDGGKSTVVIASSDGHVGEETSQRESGAANATEPPTALETTKGAEETTVLLPTETAPEEFEPDRLRPGGAGVVVGGGGGGGGDDDYDDEGDDQEAYVDGMYPMETNPDEGQTAVRLDTPDVKEDVSYKMPGVYNAEDEDSHFFMHLVILAFLVAIIYITYHNKRKILSLAQSRRWKESLCSRSTVEYHRLDQNVDEAMPSLKMTRDYIF, from the exons ATGGCGACGATGGTAGGAAGCAGGAAGAACAGCTCTCTCTGCTTACTTGTTGTTTTTGCCCAACTTCTGCTCTTCGGCGGCGTTCTGTCAGCGCCGACGAACGTCACTTCTCAAG ATGCGGCCAAAGCCGACCCCCCGACCAAAGCCGACCCCCCGACCAGTCGTCCCGTGAGTGGCGTGAGCAAAAACCTCAATCGCACCGAGGCCAAAGCCTTGATCACGGTCGCCGAACCCACGGCGACCACGCGCCCGGCCGTTCAGACGGCGACGCCCTCCCACCCCACGGCGACCTCCCACCCCGCGGCTGTCTCCCGCCCCGGGGCACCCCTTCCGCCCCGCCAGACCGAGCCCATCCCGGCCCAGTCCGTCCCGGCCCAGTCCGTCCCGGCCCAGTCCGTCCCGGCCCAGCCCGTCCCGGCCCAGTCCGTCCCGGCCCAGCCCGTCCCGGCCCAGTCCGTCCCGGCCCAGCCCGTCCCGGCCCAGCCCGTCCCGGCCCAGCCCGTCCCGGCCCAGTCCGTCCCGGCCCAGCCCGTCCCGGCCGGCTCGGATCGGACGGACACGAGCCACCCCAAGGTGGACGGCGGCAAATCAACGGTGGTCATCGCTTCCTCGGACGGCCACGTCGGGGAGGAAACGTCCCAACGGGAGAGCGGGGCGGCCAACGCCACGGAGCCACCCACTGCCTTGGAGACGACAAAAGGCGCCGAAGAGACCACCGTCCTCTTGCCGACCGAGACGGCCCCGGAGGAATTTGAGCCGGACCGGCTCCGGCCCGGCGGCGCGGGTGtggtcgtcggcggcggcggcggcggcggcggcgacgacgactaCGACGACGAGGGAGACGACCAGGAGGCGTACGTGGACGGCATGTATCCCATGGAGACCAACCCGGACGAGGGTCAGACGGCGGTCCGGCTAGACACGCCCGACGTGAAGGAGGACGTGAGCTACAAGATGCCCGGCGTCTACAACGCTGAGGACGAGGACTCGCACTTTTTTATGCACCTGGTCATCCTGGCTTTCCTGGTGGCCATCATCTACATCACCTACCACAATAAGAGAaag ATCTTGTCGCTGGCTCAAAGCCGTCGCTGGAAGGAGAGCCTGTGTTCTCGCAGCACGGTGGAGTACCACCGGCTGGACCAGAACGTGGACGAGGCCATGCCGTCCCTCAAGATGACGCGCGACTACATCTTCTGA
- the vdac1 gene encoding non-selective voltage-gated ion channel VDAC1 → MAVPPTYADLGKSSRDIFTKGYGFGLIKLDLKTKSENGLEFTSTGSANTETSKVAGSLETKYKWAEHGLTFTEKWNTDNTLGTEITIEDQLAKGLKLTVDSSFSPNTGKKGGKLKTGYKCEHINLGCDVNYDINGAAVHGAGVVGYEGWLAGYQMTFEAGRNRITQSNFAVGYKTDEFQLHTNVNDGTEFGGSIYQKVNKQLETAINLAWTAGNSNTRFGIAAKYQIDPDASFSAKVNNSSLIGLGYTQTLKPGIKLTLSALLDGKNINAGGHKLGLGLEFQA, encoded by the exons ATGGCCGTGCCTCCGACCTACGCCGACTTGGGAAAGTCCTCCCGAGATATTTTCACCAAGGGATACG GCTTTGGGCTGATCAAGTTGGATTTAAAAACCAAGTCTGAGAATGGActg GAATTCACCAGCACGGGCTCGGCCAACACCGAGACCAGCAAGGTGGCCGGCTCTCTGGAGACCAAGTACAAGTGGGCCGAGCACGGGCTGACCTTCACGGAAAAGTGGAACACGGACAACACCCTGGGCACCGAAATCACCATCGAGGACCAG TTGGCCAAGGGACTCAAGCTGACCGTCGACTCTTCCTTCTCGCCAAATACGGG CAAAAAGGGCGGCAAGCTGAAGACGGGCTACAAGTGCGAGCACATCAACCTGGGCTGCGACGTCAACTACGACATCAACGGAGCGGCCGTGCACGGCGCCGGCGTGGTGGGCTACGAGGGCTGGCTGGCCGGCTACCAGATGACCTTCGAGGCCGGCCGCAACCGGATCACCCAGAGCAACTTTGCCGTCGGCTACAAGACGGACGAGTTCCAACTGCACACCAACGT AAATGACGGCACAGAGTTTGGCGGTTCCATCTACCAAAAGGTGAACAAGCAGCTGGAGACGGCCATCAATCTGGCCTGGACCGCCGGCAACAGCAACACCCGCTTTGGCATCGCCGCCAAGTACCAGATCGATCCCGACGCCTCCTTCTCC GCAAAGGTGAACAACTCTAGCCTTATAGGCCTGGGTTACACTCAGACTCTCAAGCCAg GCATCAAGTTGACGCTGTCCGCCCTCCTCGACGGCAAGAACATCAACGCCGGGGGCCACAAGCTGGGCCTGGGCCTGGAGTTCCAGGCGTAG